GTTTTTTGAAAAAAAATCGTTTTTTTATGGTTTTCTTTTTGTTTCTAATGCTGTAGCTTTATATTTTACCAAATCTCGTGGTTCATTATTGGCCTTTTTGTGGGTAATGGGACTATTAATAATTGACTTTTTATTTAAAAATAAAAAGCTTAAAAAAGCTTATTATATTTTAACAATAATTGGTTCTATTTTGATTATAGGTGGAGCTTATTATTTGTCAAAAGAACATGGAGTTTATAATTTACAACCTACTAATGCTGAAGTTTTTGATTTAAATAATCCTAACCGAACTGCTAATATTTCAGACAGACTTTTTGTACTCTGGCCAAGAGCTATAGATGATTTTTTAAGAAGTCCTTTATTTGGTATTGGATTTACACGTTATAATGATTTGCCTTATCGTTTTATCGGTATTGAACATATTTTTATGATTAATACATCAAAAGTCTTTTTCTCTGATGCACATGCACATAATTCTTTTTTACATATACTAGCTGAAACAGGAATAATAGGTTTTATTTTTTTAATCTTATTATTAAAAGAGCTGTTTTTTATTGCAAAAAAAATACCTGATAAATTCTTTTCTCAATATGTTTATTATTCAATATTTGCTATAATGATAGCCGGACTTACTGAACATAGAATATATACTCCTGCTCAGGTTATGCCTTTTACCATTATTTTAGAGATAATCATTTATATATATTATAATCAAATTTATGCGGAGGATGAAATAGATGAGAACTGAAATTACTTTACGAGATATTATTAATACATTAAAAAGACGATTTTATATTTTAATTATAGTTTTTATTTTAGTTTTTTGGGGAGTTATGTATATTTATAATATTCTCCCAAAATCATATGAATCATATATGGAAATTGAATTAAATTTAAATCAAAATAATTCTTCAAGTCAGATTGAATCTCTTTTTAATTTAGGAGGTTCTAATACTGAATTAAAAGCTGAAATTGAAAAAATGAAAACAGATGAAATTTTAAGAAATATTGTTAGAGATTTTAATTTAGTTGAATCAAAAAACAAATCGCGTCATATTATAGATAGGTTAAGAGGCAAGATATACTATGAAAGAGATTTAATAGAAATTCTTAAAGATCAATTGAAAATAGAGCCTGTTGAAGGAACAAATATTTTGAAAATCTCTATCCAAAAATCTTCTCCTGACTATGCAAAAAGGTTTATTGATTCATGGTTTAAATATTATAAATTATATAGAGAAAATTATCAAAAAAAGGTTAATGCTGAAAAACTTGAATATTTAAATCCTATTCTGAAAAAAGTTGAAAATGATTTAGATGAAATTTCCAAAAAGGTTTTAGATTTTGAATTAAAAAATAAAATTACAGAAAATAATCCTTTAATGGATAAGTATTATGAAATAGTGAAAGAATTATATCAGTATGAAGAAGAAAAAAATACTTTAGATATTAAAGTTAAAAACTTTGAAAATGTGTATTTGAATATCGATCCTCAAATGAAAGAAATTTATCTTACAGAAAAAAATCAGCAAATTAAAAACATAAAATTAGAATTAGAAAATACACAATACGAATATGAAACTGTTAAAATTTTATCTCCAAATTCGCCAAAAGCTATTGAATTAAAAACAAAGATAGATGTGTTAAAAGCACAATTAGAAAAGAAATTAAATGTGATTATTAATAATAAAGATATTTATCTTAGTTCTATATCGCCCGATTTATTAAGTCAGTATAAGGAATTAAAGTATTCATATGAGGTATTGGATACAAGATATCAGATGCTTAAAAACCTTGAAAAAGACTTGAGCAAAAAAATTATAGATCAATCTCCTGTTATGTATGAATATTTAAAATTAAAAAAAGAACAAAAGATTTTAGAGGAAAAATATGAAATTATAAAAAATACTATTGAACAAATTACTATTAACAACCTTTTAAATACAGAAAAAATTAAAATCATAAATGCATCATTTACTCCAACAAGAGCCATTTTTCCATCTTTTAAAATGTTTTTTGTTGGTGGATTTTTATTTGCATTTTTTATTGGGTCCATTGTTGCTTTAAGATTTGAATTGAAGGATAATAAAATTCATTCACTAAAGGATTTTGAATATAATTTTAAAAGTCCTGAAGTTGTAATAAATAGCCAAAAAGATATACATGATATTTCTAAGTATATTTATGGATTAAATAAAAATAATATTTTAATTTTAAATACGATAACTAAAAAAGATATACTTGAAAAAATTGAAAATATGTTGAATGAAGAACTTAAAATTTTAGACTATAATTTTATTTCTATTTCTAATCTTGATATTTCAAAAATTAAAGAATTAGAAAAAAAGATAAATTCCGAAAATAATATTGTTTTCTTAAAAGAATTTGATAAGAATGATCTTGCTATTTTAAGTAACAAAATTGATTTTGTTATTACTATTGTTTCAGAGAAATATTCTGTTATTAAAAATACTGATATTGCAGAAAACTCTATTATCTTTTTTAAGAAAGGTATATTAAAATGAAAGGACTTTATATTACTAAAGAGGATATTTTAAATCCTGAAATGAATGGTGTATTTAGAAAAATCTATGGTCAAATTTCTGCATTTAAAAAATCAGAAATTAATATTGATTTTGTTTATTTTAAAGGTAGTAAAATGGTTATAAACAATGATTCAAAAAAATCTTATTCTTCTAAATTCAAAAGGAATTTATCTATGTTCTCTGATATATTAAAGTTTACAGATATAACAAATTATGATTTTTTATATATACGATATCCTTTTTCTACTAAAGATTTCATCTCTTTTTTAAAAAAAATAAAAAGCTATAATTTAAAGGTTTTTGTTGAAATCCCAACTTTTCCATATGATGATGAAATCCATAATTTTAAACAAAAATTAAAATTATATAATGATAAAATTTATAGAAATTTCCTCAAGAAATTTGTTGATTATATTGTTACTTATTCAGAACACGATGAAATTTTGGGAATAAAAACTATAAAAATTGTTAATGGAATAGATGTTGATAAAATTCCCGTTAGAAGCCCGCTACCTAAAAATAAAAATAGAATTGATTTAATCGGTGTGGCAAATGTTAGCAAATGGCATGGCTACGATAGATTAATTAAAGGATTAGAAGAATATTATAAAAACAAATATGAAAAAGAGGTTTATTTTCATATCGTTGGTGAAGGGCCTGAATTGGAAAATCTAAAATTATTAACTCAAAATTTAAAATTAGATAAATTTGTTATTTTCCACGGTTTTAAAACCGGAAAAGATTTAGATGAATTATTTAATTTAGCTGATGTTGGAATTGGGAGTCTAGGAATGTATAGAATAGGATTAAAAAAAGGGGCTATTTTAAAATTAAGAGAATATTGTTCAAGAGGTTTGCCTTTTATTTATGGATATGATGATTCAGATTTTGATAGTTTTAAATATGCATTTAAAGTTCCAAATAATAGTTCTATTATACATATCAATGAGATTATTGATTTTTACGAAAAATTTAAAGATAGAGATTACATAAATGAGATACGAAAATATGCAGAAAAGAATTTGAGCTGGGCAGTGAAGTTAAAACCTATCATAGAAAAATTATCTATAGGTGATTTTTTATGAATTTAAATATTCAGGATATTAAAATTTATGTAGAAAGATTTTTAAACAGCATTTTCAAAGGAGAAATAAAAATAAATGTTGTAAACGATTATTATGTATTAAATAATATATTAGATTTTAGAATTTATAAATTCTGGGAAAAATCCGATGAAGAACTATTAAATGACTTTGAAGATTGTTCCTTTAAGAATGATTATATTGGAACAATATTTTTCTTTTTATCTGGATATTGGGAATATATTCATAATGATAAAAAGGATCAATATGGAAGATTTATTTATAATGAAAGCTTTCAATATAAAAAGAATATTATCGAAGTACCTATTGTTGATATTCTTGTTGATAATATAAAAGAAGAATTAAACCTGGAATATAAAGCAAATAAATCTTTACTTTTTTTGACACATGATGTAGATCATTTATCTTTTTTAAAACAAAAGATTTTTTATAGAAAGTTATTTGGAGATATTATAAAACGAAGAAATTTCAAAGATGCTCTGGATAAAATTTTAAGAAAAATTAAAAATAATGATCCTTACGATTTAAAATATCTATTATTTACACATAAAAAATTAAATATTAAAGGTACCTTTTTTTTTCTTCCTAAAAAGCAAGAAAAAAATATTGATGGTGGCTATAATTTATTGAAAAATCAGGAATACTTAAAAAGAATATTTAATGAAATAATTAAGAGTAATGGAAATATCGGTATACACTATGATGCTAAATATCTAATGAATAAAGACATGAAAAAAGATATATCTGATATAAAAAGTATTTTTAATGTAAATATTTTTTCTGGAAGAGCACATTATTTGATTTTTGATATAACAAAAACTTTTGATATTTTAGAAAAATCTGGAATTATATTAGATACAACAGGTGGTTATGCAGAAAATATTGGTTTTAGATTTGGGACATCGAAACCTTTTAAACCTTATAATTTTAATGAAAAACGAGAATATAATTTAATCGAAGTTCCTTTAATTGTTATGGAAGGAACTTTGCAAAATAAAAATTATATGAATTTAACTCCCGATGATGGATTTAATAAAATAAAAAAGATGATTGATAAAATTGAAAAATACAACGGAATTTTTACTTTTTTATGGCATAATTCGTCTTTTTATACCATTGATTGGAAAGACTGGGAATGGATATATGTAGAAAGCGTTAAATACGCACTAAATAAAGGCTTTTTAAGCGTTAACGCTCAGGATATTTTAAATATATGGAGTGAAAATGATGAGTAATAAAGATTTATATAAAAACTTTTGTGAAAAAGAACCTATTCCTGTATTTAGCCAATATTGGTGGTTAGATGCTGTTTGTGGAGAAAATAATTGGGATGTTATTCTGGTAGAAAAAGGTGGAGAAATATGGGCAAGTATGCCTTTTTTTAAAAAGAAAAAATTGTTTTTTTCGCTTCTTTCTATGCCACCTTTAACACAAAAATTAGGTCCTTATATAAGATACCCAAAAAACCAGGGATATTATAAAAAACTTTCATGGGAAAAAGAGATTATGAATGAATTAATTTCAAAATTACCAAAATTTGATAAGTTTTATCAAAAGTGGGATTATAAATATCAAAATTGGTTACCTTTTTATTGGAAAGGATTTAAACAAACAACACTATATACTTATGTAATAAAAAAAGGAAAGTCTATAGATGATATTTATAATAATTTTCATTCTTCAGTAAAACGTAGATTGAAAAAAGCTGAAAAGTTAAATTTGAAAGTTATAGAAAGTGATGATTATAAGTCATTTTATGATATAAATAAAAGAACTTTTGAGCGAAAAAATCAAAGAATTCAGCATTCATTAGATTTAGTTGAAAAAATCTTTTTTGCGGCTAAAAAACATAATTCTTTAAAACTTTACTTTGCTGTTGATCAATATGATGAAATATATGCTGCTGGCTTTTTTGTATATGATAAAGATAGTGTTTATTATTTATTAGGAGGTATAAATCCCGAAAAAAAGGATTCTGGAGCAATGAATTTGGTAATATATGAAGGAATAAAATTTGCTATTGAAAATAATTTGAATTTTGATTTTGAGGGAAGTATGGTAGAACCTATAGAAAAATATTTTAGAAGTTTTGGGGCTGTTCAAAAGAGGTATTTTTTAATATTTGCTACCAATAATAAATTGCTTAAAATTTTTACAAAATTATAAAACAGGAGGATTTTAATGAATCGCAGAAAACTTTTTTTATTTACCAATAAATTTCCATATGATAAAGATGAGGAATTTTTAGAAACAGAAATCCCTATTCTGGCCAATTATTTTGATATAATTATTGTTCCAAGATATCCACTTGGAAATATTCGTCCTATTCCTGAAAATGTTGAAATTGATAATTTTTTTATAGACTATTTGAGTAATCGAAAAATTTCCATATTAGGATTGACCAGATTTCATAAGTTTATAAAGGAATTCATCAATTCTAAAAAAATTATTTCATATAAAAGCTTAGAATATTTTGGAATGGAATTTTTATTAAAAAAATGGTATAAAAAATACTCTATCGATTCAACTGTTATTTTTTACTCATATTGGCTGGCTTCTCAAGCATATGGTTTAACTCAATTAAATAAAAATTCAAATTATAAACATATTGTAATTTCCAGAACTCATCGATGGGACTTATATGAAGACGCAAATATATACCATTATTTGCCATTAAGAAAGGAAATTTTAAAAGATATTGATAAAGTTTTTTGTATTTCTGATGATGGAAAAAATTATTTAACAAAAAAATATCCAGAATATTCAGATAAATTTGAAGTTTCACGTTTAGGAGTATTACCTCAAACTAATTTAAATAAAGGCAGTAAAGACGATATGTTCAGAATAGTTACCTGTTCTGATCTGGTCCCTTTTAAAAGAGTTCATCTTGTTGTTGAAGCATTAAGCATTCTTGGTAAAAAAGTTAATAAGAGGATTTTATGGTCTCATATTGGTAAAGGTCCCTTAAAAGAAGAAATAGAAGAACTTGCAAATAAATTATTATCTAAAACCAATATCGAATATAAATTTTTAGGTTATCTAAAAAATAAAGATGTATTAAACTTTTATGCTAATAATCCTATAGATTTATTTATCAATGTTAGCGAATCTGAAGGATTACCTGTATCAATTATGGAAGCTTTGAGTTTTGGTATTCCGGTTATGGCAACAAATGTTGGAGGAACAAGAGAATTGGTCGATGAAAATATTGGAAAATTACTTCCTTCTGATTTAACTGCTAATATATTAGCTGACCATATCGAACAATTTATAAACCTTTCAGAAAAAGATAAACTTTTCAAACGAAAAAATGCATTAAAAAGATGGAACGAAAAAGTCAATGCTCTTAAAAATTATGAGGATTTTTCAAAAAGAATTTTAAAATTACTTAATAATAAAAAATATCATTAAATTGAAAAGAGGTTTTTTAAAATGCCTGGTTTTTTTGGTTTAATATCAAATAATAGAATTATAGATAAAATTAATATAACGCAAAGAAGAAATGATTTTCTCAAAGAAATATATAAAAATGAAAATTTATATATTGAGAGACAAACTATAAATAAGTTTTTAAGAGATAAACCTTTTTATAAAGGTGAAGATTATGTTTTTTTGATTGAAGGAGTAATTTTAAATAAGGTTGAGTTAATTAATAAATATAACTTAGAGAATTTTGAAAAAACTATTATAGAAATGTATAAAAGGTTAGGAGAAACTTTTTTTAATGATTTTCGCGGTAGTTTCTCCGGATTTTTTTATGATAAAAAGAATAATAGATATCTAATTTTTACAAATCATTTTGGAGATAAACAGATATTTTATTATACACATGAAAATGAATTTATTATAGGTTCTGAGATTAATTATATTGTTGATTATTTAAGACAAAAAAACTATTCCTATAATCCCGACATTGAGTCTGCATATATGCTTTTAACTTATGGCTTTATGATAGAGGATCATACTCTTATTAATGAAATAAAAAAATTAATTGCCGGACATTATATTAAAATTGAGAATGGAAATTTTGAAATAAAACAGTATTATAAATTGGATAATACTCCTGATAAAACTTTATCAGAAAATGAGATAATAGAAAATATAGACTCTTTATTCAAAACTGCAATAAGATATGAATTTGAAAAGGATAAAGAATATAATTATAATCACATTGCAAGTTTAAGCGGTGGTCTGGATTCACGAATGACAGTCTGGATTGGAACAAAAATGGGATATAATATGCTTAATTATACTTTCTCGGAATCTGATTATCTAGATGAAACTATTTCAAAGGAAATAGCAAGAGATTTAAAAAATGAGTTTTTGTTTAAATCTCTCGATAACGGATTATATCTTATAAAAGATAATATAATAAGAAAACAAATCGAAATTAATTCTGGAAATGTGTTGTATGCTGGAAATGCTCATGCTAAATCATTTGCTGATATTTTTAATTTTTCTAATTTTGGTGTTGTTCATACCGGGCAATTAGGTGATGTAATAATTGGAAGTTATATGAAAAAAGCTGTTTATAATAAAGAATTTAATATAGTAACCGGTGCCTATTCTGAAAAATTAAGCGAAAAGATTAAAAATATAAAATTGAAATTTGATTATCCAAATGAAGAAATTTTTAAATTATATAATAGAGGTTTTAATGGTATCCTTCTGGGAAATCTTCCTTTTCAAGAATATACTGAAGTAATTTCTCCATTTTTATATAAAGAATTCATTGATTATTGTTTAAAAATCCCTCTTGATTTAAGAGTTAATCATAAAATTTATTTTAAATGGATACTAAAAAAGCATCCACAAGCTGCAAAATATAAGTGGGAAGCTATTGGAGCAAAAATAAATATACCTCAAATAAAGGTTTTAGGTAGACAAATCGCTATTACACAAATTCCTCATAAAATTATAAGGAAAATCTTAAATAAAAAAACTATAATGACAAGACATCATATGAATCCTTTGGAATACTGGTATAAAAATAATCATATGTTAAAAAGTTTTTTTGAAAAAACATTTAATGAAAAAATTAAAAACTTCGATATTTCAAAAGAATTAAAAACAGATGTTCAAAATATGTTTGAAAGTGGAAAAGTTATTGAGAAAACTCAGGTATTAACTTTATTAGAAGCTTATGATTATTTTTGGGGAGAATATCAAAATGAATAAAGCATTTATAAATAAACTTTCTAAAAAAGGTTTTTTTCATATTTTTTTCTCAAATGTTTTTAATAAGATTATTCAGTTTCTCACTTCAATTGTAATAGTAAAGTTTTTAACCAAAGAAGAATATGGTATTTTTTCATATGCGATGAATATTTTAAGCTTGTTTTTAATTTTAAATGGTTTAGGGGTAACTTCAGGTTTTTTGCAATTTGGAAGTGAATCGTATAAAGATAAAAATTTGCAGAAATCATATTTTAAATATGCTTTAACTGTAGGAATACTTTTTAATTTTCTTATCTCTTTTGCTATTTTTATATATTCACAATTTTTTTCATTACCAATTAAAGGCAGTATTGTTGTTTTAAAATACATGTCTCTCATACCAATAATAACTATAATATATGAATTGATACAAACATATTATAGGGTGAACTTAAGAAATAAAATATATTCTTATACATATTCTTTAAATACGTTTTTATATTTTATTCTTTCTATAATTGGAGCATATTATCTAAAGATTAATGGTATTATTCTTGGGAGATATTTTGCTTATATTATTGCAATATTATTTTCTATATGGTATTTAAAAGATGATATAAGAGATATTTTTTATATTAAATATCCACAAAAAAATTTAAGAGTTGATTTTTTTAAATACTCTTTTGTTTCTTCTTTAACGAATTCTATATCCTCTATATTATATTTAATAGATACTTTTCTTGTTGGATTAATTATTAAAAATGCTGAAATTACTGCCTCATATAAGGCGGCAACATTGATTCCTTTTGCTTTAAATTTTATTCCACTTTCTGTAATGACATTTGCATATCCTTATATTGTTCAAAATAATAAAGATAAAGCATATTTAAAGAAATATTATTTTAAATTAAAAAAATATCTGCTTTTACTTAATTCACTAATAAGTTTATTTTTGATATTATTTGCACCATTTATTATAAAAATAATGTTTAGAAGTGATTATACAGATTCTGTTTTACCGTTTCAGATATTATCTTTTGGATATTTCATAGCTGGAAGTTTTAGAATTCCAAATGGTAATTTTATTGCTGCAATAAAAAAGCTTAAAGTTAATCTAATTGTTTCCATAATTTCCGGAAGTGCTAATATTATATTGGATATTATATTAATTTATTATTATGGTTCCACAGGTGCCGCTGTTGCTACAGTTGGAGTATTTGTTATTTCTTCACTTCTTTCTGAATTATATCTATGGAGGTATTTTAAAAAATGAAAATAATAAGCTTAATAGGAGCAAGACCACAGTTTATAAAAGAAGCTGTTTTGCATAAGGAATTGAAAAAAAGGGGAATTGATGAAATACTTGTTCATTCTGGACAGCATTATGATAAGAATATGTCTGATATATTTTTTCAAACATTGAATATTAAAGATCCTGATTATTATTTAAATGTTGGTTCTGGTAATCATGGTGAGATGACTGGAAAAATAATGATAGAATTTGAAAAGATTGTTTTGAAAGAAAAGCCTGATATAATTTTAGTATATGGAGATACAAACACAACTCTTGCTGGTGCATTAGTTGCAAGTAAATTAAAGATACCTGTAGCTCATGTAGAGGCTGGAATAAGGCAGGAACCAAAGGATATGCCAGAAGAGATAAACAGGGTATTAACAGATAGAATTTCAAATTATCTATTCTGTCCAAGTGAATTGGCTGTTGAGAATTTAAAGAAGGAAAATATAACTTCAGGTGTTTATTTTGTAGGAGATATAATGTATGATTTATATAAGATAATGGAAAAGGATTTTAAATATGAAATATTTGAAGAGTTAAAATTGAAAGAGAATGATTATATTCTTATGACAATGCACAGAGATTTTAATGTTGATAAGAAAGAAAAATTGGAAAAGATATTAATGCAGATAGAGAAAATATCAAATGAAAAAACTATTGTTTTTCCAATACATCCAAGAACAAGAAAAAGAGTAAAAGAATTTAATTTTGAAAAGTATCTAAAGAATGTTATATTGCTTGAACCAATAGATTATTTAAATTTAATGGGATTGGTAAAAAAATCATGGAAAGTGATAACAGATAGCGGCGGACTACAAAAAGAAGCATATTTTGCAAAGAAACAGGCTATTGTGGTAATGCCTGATACAGGATGGAGAGAGCTAATAAAATTAAAATGGAATATTTTAGCCGATGAAAATAATCTTTACGAAAAGACTTTTGAAGTAATAAACACAGCATATCCTGAAAATGTTTATGGCGATGGATATTGCGGAGAGAAGATTGTGGAAATTATAAATAATCTTTAAATTTACAAGGGGATATATTTTATGAAAGATTTATTAATTATCGGAAGTACAACTTCTGTTTTTACAAATCAATTAGCTGAAAAATTAAAATCTAAACAGGCTTTTGAAAAAGTTGATGTATTATCTTTTAATAAAATTAATAAAATCCAGGATACTCCTTTTGATAATATATATTTTTTTAATGACGTGAATGGTTATTTTTATAGATTTCAAAAATTTATATATTTTAAAAGGTTATTCAGGAATATTCATAAGTATGATATTGTAAATGTTCATTATCTGGATAAGATTATAAAATTTTACTGGAATGATATCAAAAATACAGGAAAAAAAATTGTTATTTCAATCTGGGGAAGCGATTTTTATAAAATAAATAATAAGGAAAGAAATTCTTTAAAAAAGATAATATATGAATGTGATGCTTTAACTTTTGCAAACCCAATTGTAGCGAATGATTTTATTAATTATTATGGAAAAAATTTTCTGGATAAAATTTATATAAATAAATTTGGATTATATGTATTGGATATTATAAAAGGTTATAAACATAATTCTTTAAAAAAGGATTTTTTTAAAGAATTTTTTAATATTCCAAAAGAAAAAA
This is a stretch of genomic DNA from Marinitoga piezophila KA3. It encodes these proteins:
- a CDS encoding O-antigen ligase family protein; protein product: MIFNLKDIVLLSFHFGFLFSFFNIVPAYPIFIVLGIVFLILYVYIPEKLVFSRTNKLFYIIGFFYFSSALISGVKLSEFFSYNNFRHDGNFYITYMPLFLPFLHGYFRSKINYKQLLIKIYVFISFITLLLTLSFLLNHPIGISADGIYHYLFKAHNAAGGYYLMISLFGLFLFFEKKSFFYGFLFVSNAVALYFTKSRGSLLAFLWVMGLLIIDFLFKNKKLKKAYYILTIIGSILIIGGAYYLSKEHGVYNLQPTNAEVFDLNNPNRTANISDRLFVLWPRAIDDFLRSPLFGIGFTRYNDLPYRFIGIEHIFMINTSKVFFSDAHAHNSFLHILAETGIIGFIFLILLLKELFFIAKKIPDKFFSQYVYYSIFAIMIAGLTEHRIYTPAQVMPFTIILEIIIYIYYNQIYAEDEIDEN
- a CDS encoding GumC family protein, with product MRTEITLRDIINTLKRRFYILIIVFILVFWGVMYIYNILPKSYESYMEIELNLNQNNSSSQIESLFNLGGSNTELKAEIEKMKTDEILRNIVRDFNLVESKNKSRHIIDRLRGKIYYERDLIEILKDQLKIEPVEGTNILKISIQKSSPDYAKRFIDSWFKYYKLYRENYQKKVNAEKLEYLNPILKKVENDLDEISKKVLDFELKNKITENNPLMDKYYEIVKELYQYEEEKNTLDIKVKNFENVYLNIDPQMKEIYLTEKNQQIKNIKLELENTQYEYETVKILSPNSPKAIELKTKIDVLKAQLEKKLNVIINNKDIYLSSISPDLLSQYKELKYSYEVLDTRYQMLKNLEKDLSKKIIDQSPVMYEYLKLKKEQKILEEKYEIIKNTIEQITINNLLNTEKIKIINASFTPTRAIFPSFKMFFVGGFLFAFFIGSIVALRFELKDNKIHSLKDFEYNFKSPEVVINSQKDIHDISKYIYGLNKNNILILNTITKKDILEKIENMLNEELKILDYNFISISNLDISKIKELEKKINSENNIVFLKEFDKNDLAILSNKIDFVITIVSEKYSVIKNTDIAENSIIFFKKGILK
- a CDS encoding glycosyltransferase — encoded protein: MKGLYITKEDILNPEMNGVFRKIYGQISAFKKSEINIDFVYFKGSKMVINNDSKKSYSSKFKRNLSMFSDILKFTDITNYDFLYIRYPFSTKDFISFLKKIKSYNLKVFVEIPTFPYDDEIHNFKQKLKLYNDKIYRNFLKKFVDYIVTYSEHDEILGIKTIKIVNGIDVDKIPVRSPLPKNKNRIDLIGVANVSKWHGYDRLIKGLEEYYKNKYEKEVYFHIVGEGPELENLKLLTQNLKLDKFVIFHGFKTGKDLDELFNLADVGIGSLGMYRIGLKKGAILKLREYCSRGLPFIYGYDDSDFDSFKYAFKVPNNSSIIHINEIIDFYEKFKDRDYINEIRKYAEKNLSWAVKLKPIIEKLSIGDFL
- a CDS encoding DUF7033 domain-containing protein — encoded protein: MNLNIQDIKIYVERFLNSIFKGEIKINVVNDYYVLNNILDFRIYKFWEKSDEELLNDFEDCSFKNDYIGTIFFFLSGYWEYIHNDKKDQYGRFIYNESFQYKKNIIEVPIVDILVDNIKEELNLEYKANKSLLFLTHDVDHLSFLKQKIFYRKLFGDIIKRRNFKDALDKILRKIKNNDPYDLKYLLFTHKKLNIKGTFFFLPKKQEKNIDGGYNLLKNQEYLKRIFNEIIKSNGNIGIHYDAKYLMNKDMKKDISDIKSIFNVNIFSGRAHYLIFDITKTFDILEKSGIILDTTGGYAENIGFRFGTSKPFKPYNFNEKREYNLIEVPLIVMEGTLQNKNYMNLTPDDGFNKIKKMIDKIEKYNGIFTFLWHNSSFYTIDWKDWEWIYVESVKYALNKGFLSVNAQDILNIWSENDE
- a CDS encoding GNAT family N-acetyltransferase — its product is MSNKDLYKNFCEKEPIPVFSQYWWLDAVCGENNWDVILVEKGGEIWASMPFFKKKKLFFSLLSMPPLTQKLGPYIRYPKNQGYYKKLSWEKEIMNELISKLPKFDKFYQKWDYKYQNWLPFYWKGFKQTTLYTYVIKKGKSIDDIYNNFHSSVKRRLKKAEKLNLKVIESDDYKSFYDINKRTFERKNQRIQHSLDLVEKIFFAAKKHNSLKLYFAVDQYDEIYAAGFFVYDKDSVYYLLGGINPEKKDSGAMNLVIYEGIKFAIENNLNFDFEGSMVEPIEKYFRSFGAVQKRYFLIFATNNKLLKIFTKL
- a CDS encoding glycosyltransferase — translated: MNRRKLFLFTNKFPYDKDEEFLETEIPILANYFDIIIVPRYPLGNIRPIPENVEIDNFFIDYLSNRKISILGLTRFHKFIKEFINSKKIISYKSLEYFGMEFLLKKWYKKYSIDSTVIFYSYWLASQAYGLTQLNKNSNYKHIVISRTHRWDLYEDANIYHYLPLRKEILKDIDKVFCISDDGKNYLTKKYPEYSDKFEVSRLGVLPQTNLNKGSKDDMFRIVTCSDLVPFKRVHLVVEALSILGKKVNKRILWSHIGKGPLKEEIEELANKLLSKTNIEYKFLGYLKNKDVLNFYANNPIDLFINVSESEGLPVSIMEALSFGIPVMATNVGGTRELVDENIGKLLPSDLTANILADHIEQFINLSEKDKLFKRKNALKRWNEKVNALKNYEDFSKRILKLLNNKKYH
- a CDS encoding asparagine synthase yields the protein MPGFFGLISNNRIIDKINITQRRNDFLKEIYKNENLYIERQTINKFLRDKPFYKGEDYVFLIEGVILNKVELINKYNLENFEKTIIEMYKRLGETFFNDFRGSFSGFFYDKKNNRYLIFTNHFGDKQIFYYTHENEFIIGSEINYIVDYLRQKNYSYNPDIESAYMLLTYGFMIEDHTLINEIKKLIAGHYIKIENGNFEIKQYYKLDNTPDKTLSENEIIENIDSLFKTAIRYEFEKDKEYNYNHIASLSGGLDSRMTVWIGTKMGYNMLNYTFSESDYLDETISKEIARDLKNEFLFKSLDNGLYLIKDNIIRKQIEINSGNVLYAGNAHAKSFADIFNFSNFGVVHTGQLGDVIIGSYMKKAVYNKEFNIVTGAYSEKLSEKIKNIKLKFDYPNEEIFKLYNRGFNGILLGNLPFQEYTEVISPFLYKEFIDYCLKIPLDLRVNHKIYFKWILKKHPQAAKYKWEAIGAKINIPQIKVLGRQIAITQIPHKIIRKILNKKTIMTRHHMNPLEYWYKNNHMLKSFFEKTFNEKIKNFDISKELKTDVQNMFESGKVIEKTQVLTLLEAYDYFWGEYQNE
- a CDS encoding oligosaccharide flippase family protein — protein: MNKAFINKLSKKGFFHIFFSNVFNKIIQFLTSIVIVKFLTKEEYGIFSYAMNILSLFLILNGLGVTSGFLQFGSESYKDKNLQKSYFKYALTVGILFNFLISFAIFIYSQFFSLPIKGSIVVLKYMSLIPIITIIYELIQTYYRVNLRNKIYSYTYSLNTFLYFILSIIGAYYLKINGIILGRYFAYIIAILFSIWYLKDDIRDIFYIKYPQKNLRVDFFKYSFVSSLTNSISSILYLIDTFLVGLIIKNAEITASYKAATLIPFALNFIPLSVMTFAYPYIVQNNKDKAYLKKYYFKLKKYLLLLNSLISLFLILFAPFIIKIMFRSDYTDSVLPFQILSFGYFIAGSFRIPNGNFIAAIKKLKVNLIVSIISGSANIILDIILIYYYGSTGAAVATVGVFVISSLLSELYLWRYFKK